Proteins encoded within one genomic window of Gasterosteus aculeatus chromosome 18, fGasAcu3.hap1.1, whole genome shotgun sequence:
- the gje1a gene encoding gap junction epsilon-1 protein isoform X2 translates to MNNTPPGLRLLRPPTVIGQFHTLFFGSVRMFFLGVLGFAVYGNEALHFSCDPDRRELNLYCYNQFRPITPQVFWALQLVTVLVPGAVFHLYAACKNIDQEEILERPLYTVYYIISVLLRIILEVIAFWLQSHLFGFQVHPVFMCDASSLEKTFNVTRCMVPEHFEKTIFLSAMYTFTVITILLCVAEIFEILCRRLGYLNNQ, encoded by the exons ATGAACAACACGCCGCCAGGACTGCGCCTG CTCAGGCCTCCCACGGTGATCGGACAGTTCCACACCTTGTTCTTCGGCTCGGTGCGGATGTTCTTCCTCGGCGTCCTCGGCTTCGCTGTCTACGGAAACGAGGCGCTGCACTTCAGCTGCGACCCGGATCGCCGAGAGCTCAACCTGTACTGCTACAACCAGTTCAGACCCATAACCCCCCAG GTTTTTTGGGCGTTACAACTGGTGACGGTGCTGGTCCCGGGCGCGGTCTTTCACCTCTACGCAGCCTGTAAGAACATCGACCAGGAAGAGATCCTGGAGCGCCCCCTCTACACCGTGTACTACATCATTTCTGTTCTTCTACGCATCATCCTGGAAGTCATCGCCTTCTGGCTGCAAAGTCACCTCTTTGGCTTCCAG GTCCACCCGGTGTTCATGTGTGACGCCAGTTCTCTGGAAAAGACCTTTAACGTGACGAGGTGCATGGTGCCAGAACACTTTGAGAAAACCATCTTCCTCAGTGCCATGTACACCTTCACCGTCATCACCATTCTCCTCTGTGTCGCCGAGATATTCGAGATACTGTGCCGACGTCTCGGTTACCTCAACAACCAGTGA
- the gje1a gene encoding gap junction epsilon-1 protein isoform X3 yields the protein MFFLGVLGFAVYGNEALHFSCDPDRRELNLYCYNQFRPITPQVFWALQLVTVLVPGAVFHLYAACKNIDQEEILERPLYTVYYIISVLLRIILEVIAFWLQSHLFGFQVHPVFMCDASSLEKTFNVTRCMVPEHFEKTIFLSAMYTFTVITILLCVAEIFEILCRRLGYLNNQ from the exons ATGTTCTTCCTCGGCGTCCTCGGCTTCGCTGTCTACGGAAACGAGGCGCTGCACTTCAGCTGCGACCCGGATCGCCGAGAGCTCAACCTGTACTGCTACAACCAGTTCAGACCCATAACCCCCCAG GTTTTTTGGGCGTTACAACTGGTGACGGTGCTGGTCCCGGGCGCGGTCTTTCACCTCTACGCAGCCTGTAAGAACATCGACCAGGAAGAGATCCTGGAGCGCCCCCTCTACACCGTGTACTACATCATTTCTGTTCTTCTACGCATCATCCTGGAAGTCATCGCCTTCTGGCTGCAAAGTCACCTCTTTGGCTTCCAG GTCCACCCGGTGTTCATGTGTGACGCCAGTTCTCTGGAAAAGACCTTTAACGTGACGAGGTGCATGGTGCCAGAACACTTTGAGAAAACCATCTTCCTCAGTGCCATGTACACCTTCACCGTCATCACCATTCTCCTCTGTGTCGCCGAGATATTCGAGATACTGTGCCGACGTCTCGGTTACCTCAACAACCAGTGA
- the gje1a gene encoding gap junction epsilon-1 protein isoform X1 yields MSLNYIRNFYEGCLRPPTVIGQFHTLFFGSVRMFFLGVLGFAVYGNEALHFSCDPDRRELNLYCYNQFRPITPQVFWALQLVTVLVPGAVFHLYAACKNIDQEEILERPLYTVYYIISVLLRIILEVIAFWLQSHLFGFQVHPVFMCDASSLEKTFNVTRCMVPEHFEKTIFLSAMYTFTVITILLCVAEIFEILCRRLGYLNNQ; encoded by the exons ATGTCTCTGAACTACATCCGAAACTTCTACGAAGGCTGC CTCAGGCCTCCCACGGTGATCGGACAGTTCCACACCTTGTTCTTCGGCTCGGTGCGGATGTTCTTCCTCGGCGTCCTCGGCTTCGCTGTCTACGGAAACGAGGCGCTGCACTTCAGCTGCGACCCGGATCGCCGAGAGCTCAACCTGTACTGCTACAACCAGTTCAGACCCATAACCCCCCAG GTTTTTTGGGCGTTACAACTGGTGACGGTGCTGGTCCCGGGCGCGGTCTTTCACCTCTACGCAGCCTGTAAGAACATCGACCAGGAAGAGATCCTGGAGCGCCCCCTCTACACCGTGTACTACATCATTTCTGTTCTTCTACGCATCATCCTGGAAGTCATCGCCTTCTGGCTGCAAAGTCACCTCTTTGGCTTCCAG GTCCACCCGGTGTTCATGTGTGACGCCAGTTCTCTGGAAAAGACCTTTAACGTGACGAGGTGCATGGTGCCAGAACACTTTGAGAAAACCATCTTCCTCAGTGCCATGTACACCTTCACCGTCATCACCATTCTCCTCTGTGTCGCCGAGATATTCGAGATACTGTGCCGACGTCTCGGTTACCTCAACAACCAGTGA